The region TTTTTCCTTCTACAATGTCGATACCTTAAATGAGTTCCATGGTAACTATTGATAGAAAATTCTCTctttatatatgtgtgtgtgtgcatgacgtAGATGTAGATTTAATTCTCGTAGTTCATTTGCATGTGGTATAATGATACACGAAACTCATATGAAACCAGATAACACCCAACATATTGCTGCGAGAATTTATagcaatgaaattattgaaaataaaattagaATATTTTGAAAATAAGTCTCGCCATATGAATGGTAGAAAACTTAGGTAAATGGAGGGTACATATGAGAATAATACTGGGCCGCATTCTCGTCATATGAACGGTAGATAACCTAGAGGTAAATGGAGGGTGGATACATGTTTCCCTTTTGACATTCAAATTCAATTATTTGTTgctgaaaatagaaaatagaaaatgtTGATGTAGAGTAAAATATTGATGCCTGCTAGCGATACTTAAGTTAGTTTTCTTGTCTTCTTGTACTTGCTGCATATCTCAAGCAAGCTAATCCGTCCTGTAAGTGTAGCGATTTACTTGTTATGTTACCTTTTTGATTAATCTTTGTTCTTGTTAATGTAACAAACTTGAATGGACTGTAAAAGTAACCTGTGAGCTCTTAAGTTAGTTCACGTTAGGTTTCTAATATATACTTGGTTGTGTGCAGCAATATTCAGCTCCATGCACTTCACCCACTACATGCCAGGCCACTCTGGCCAAACCCCAATGGGTGCTAGATTCTTGAGGACCATGCAGATCTACTCCATCAATGTCACAGAAACCAAAGGCTTCGCCCTCGAGTGGCCTCTGGAGGTATACGGCGTGGTCGCTGCCCGAGACATGGTGGACTACCGTCGCAACCTTCTCTTCCTTCGCACTAGGGATGACTGCCAAATCCTCACGAAAGAGGTACGCAATGGTACTTTCATGTTCTTCTATTTTTTACTGCCTGCAGCCTTGTTGACAAGCTAATAATACTTGCAGAATCCCTTTTTGCAATTGACTGGCCCGTCTCGTGCAATTATGTCTGGGGACACTGTTACTATTGAAGCTGATCTAAAGCTAAAGGGCACAGTAAGGTCCAAAGATAGAGTACTGATCAGTAAAGCCTTCCCTTCTCATGGTGATAATTATGGTGATCGCCGTGATACACTTCTCCTCGAGGGCCTTTGCACACTAGAGTTACAGTGTCAGCATCTTGAACAATCAGTCCAAGCCACTATCCTCAGTGTCAGCGTAGTACACGGCTCATTGCCTTGTGAAAATGGCATTGTTTGTTATGCACTTCTTGAAGACAAAACTGAAGGCATTTCGCTGCTTGATTCGCAAGCTGGAAAAATGCCCATTGATGAAGAGGGTAATCTAGAGCTGTCAAGGCAAGTTGTTTCTGTAAAATCAATGGGAAGGCTTACCATTTTTATAAAGGCCTTGTCAGCATGTGGAGAAATCATTGGAAGTGTTGCCTTCATACCCAAATCCAGCAACGTGAGTCAAGAAAGCTGTTCCATTGGTGGATGTGAAGTGGAGATAACTGTTGCTTGGTCCCTTCTTGTTGAAAACCAGCATGTTATAGAGCTGAAGGGATCTGCAGACCCTTACCAACATGAATTAAATCCATGTACTCCTCGGATGAAACTCGAGGAAGACGCTTTTTGAAGATGGGTTAGCATGTTCACTTGGTGAAAATTAAGTCATGCATCTGATGTGAACTACACACTTTGTCCCTTCAGTTAACTTATCTGCTACTTATATTATATTTTTGTAATGTTTCATCGTGAACTTTTGCGGTACTTGTTCCTGTCTAGcgtattatatatacatatatacagtACGATACTGCTGTTATGTCTTAAGCTAGTTATGTCTACTTTGGCATTTTCAGCTTATTGATGGACTTTGCATTTGTTGTTTGGATAGCTGTTGATTTGTCCGTGGATCTGGACATAGACGAGCTTTGTGTTTTTGTTCTTGCTGATTTTCTATTAGAAAAACACCATACTCCCTCTGATACATAATAAGTGTCGTGGTTATAGTTATAATTTGAACTAATCTATGAAACTTATTATGATGAATCGGAGGGGCTTCAACTTAGCAACAAGGGGATCATGAAGTGTGCCGGTGCGAAAGCAGCGACGTTGGTCGTTGTGGACGGAGGGGGCAGGTGTGAAGATCGCAGCTGATCTGTGTGGCCGAACGGCATGTGCCCTAGTTTAGGTAtccgtttcttttctttttgcgtGGAAGGGGATTCTATTTAGGCGACTGATAGGCGCCGGTgcaccggccgaaactttcggccggtccAACATGGGCCCTTGATTTTTTTAATATACAGCGGTCAGATCTCTCTTCTTCCCCTCCCTcaggtcgtcttcctccctgcctctCAACTCTCTGTTGAAAAATTCCCCTTTCCTTCACTAGATCTCTCTTCCCCTGGTCCCGATATCATCTCTGGCGTGCTGCAGGTCATCCCCGCGTTGTTTCTCCGCCAGCGGCTTCAAGCGCGCGGCCCCTCCCAGCAGCAGCTCGTTGTTGACGTGTTGCGCATGGGCACCGCCATTGCTGCTCCCGACCGGCCTCATGGTTGGAGCACAGAGGCACGCCATCGCAGCTCCGCCACCCCGCCGTCGTTGAACCAACAGCTCGCCGCACTGGTTGCATAAAAAAACAGTCACCATTGAAGCTTTTCCGGCTCGCCGTTGAAGCATTCCTACTTCCCGGTCGTCGCTGGCTCGTCGCCGCTCATTGAAGTGGGCTAGTAGCTCGCCGTCGTTGCTTGTAGCTCCCGGCGTTGATGGTTGTAGCATCCGCCGATGAAGGTTGCAGCATCGGCGGCGCCCGCTTCCAGCAAAAGAACGCCATGGGGCGTTGCTTTATGCCCAGCAGGTTGTAGCATATATGTATGCCGCTCGCAGCTCGTCGCACTTCCGGTTCCAGCATCTCCAGCAGTCGGTTGTAGCATCCCCGTCTGCCGCTCCTAGTTAGTCGCACTGCCAGTTCTAGCATCGCCGGCAGCCAGTTGTAGCAAAAGGAAACTCCGATTGTAACAAAAAGGCGACACAGTGGTAGCAAAACTGTGACGCCGGTGGTGCGTTGTAGCAAAACAAGACTTTTCGGTTGCCGGTAGTAGCTTATTTTGCATGTGGTTGTAGCTTTTTTTGCTGCtagttccaccaaattttgccgctGGTTGCAACTCCTGTACCGGTGATGGTCACCGCGGCCATCATCGTCGCAACGCATCGAGGTTCCCCGTTCGAAGCATCCGTGTGCGATGGTTCCAGCAACAACGGGCGCCGGTTCCAGCATCCAGCACGCTTCTTCGTGATGCCCCGTCGCAGCACCGATGCTCCGACGGCTCCATGAATGGCGCAAggtggttccagcaaaaacacaTGTTGGATCCAGCAAAAAAACATGTTGTTTCCAGCATCCGCCTCTTGGGATCTATGGCGGAGTACTGTATGGAGGAGAGAGGCGCGACACAAACAAAAGCTTGATCACAATCGAGTGGATCTATGGTGGGTTtctgtgaggaagagggaggggaagAGAAACAGTTGGAGAAGACGTGAAGGAAGCAGAAGAGGCGAAAATGAATGAGTGGATGCGACGCTCCCTCCGTGAGTGGATAAGAAAATGATTGGTGGCTCAGTATTTGCAAGCGAGCGTGACCGGCCGAAAGTTCGGCCGGCACGCCGATTATAAACATTTCCCTTCTATTTATCTCCATAAAAAATACTCCAGTACTTTAGGTATCTATAAGCGTTCCTATATATCTTCCGTAAAGAAATAACTCCACTACTTTAAACGTTTTTATATATCTTTAGAGAGAGAGAGCACTATCGACTACCCCTATATAAAAGCATGAGGTGCGGAGATCTACAACGTTATCCTATCCACCTATTGCTTTTCCTATTTGATTCAAAACGCGTGTTTAGCAACCACGCCCCACTAATCTCTGGCACGGCTTGCCCACACGCCCCAAACCATTCGGTACACGTCTCTCCCCTTTCCCCTCTCATGCCGCTGGCCACCCCGGCCGCGGCGGCCACCAAACCCCCGTGCTACCCGGGCGGGTAGTGCAGTGCTTGCATGGCTGGCGCCATGGGTCTCTCACGCTCCACGCGCTCCATCGGATCCACCCGCTCCAGCTCGTGGGACAGTGAGGGATGGGGCCAACCAGCCTCCGCCCCGGATTTGGCTAGATCCAGCGGTCCGTCGGAGGTGCCGAACTCTCTATGTCCCCCGGCTTGTCAACGGCTCGCTCCGGCTCTCCGTCGCGAATCCTGCTTTGGGGGGAGTGCTTCCACGCTATAGATGCCTTCTCCACTTCGGACACTGTGCGAGATCCCCTTCCTGGGCCGTAGTGCCTTAAGTCCATTGTAGTTTGCCCTCCCCATGTgcgatcccttcctcttcgggccaTGGCGATGGATGGACAGATGTCCAGTCGTGAAAGGGTCGCCGTGCCAGCAGCCACATTCAAGGCGACTACGACCGAGCTCCGCGGCAGCACCGAGGCCATCTACCCTCCTTCAGTGCTGGCGTCGGCCGGGAGGCCTTCTTAAGGCGTTTCCGGGGGCTCTGCTTCAGATGCCTGAGCTCCGAGCACCGGCGTGTAGACTGTAGACATCCAGTTCATTGCGTCGGTTGCAAACTCCCTGGCCACATTGGTGAGGAGTGCCCAAAAAATTCCACGGAATAGGCGAGTTGGCAGTTCTCTGAAGGAGAGGCTAGGCCCTGGCGTGGGACGCAGTCCGGTCAGGGAGTGCCTTCATTTCCCCATGCCGCCGCTGCCCATGCTGGCCCGGGAGATGTCCTACCATATCGACTCGTCGCGGCGACAGCCACAAGGTGGTGATCGAGACGCCTGCCATGGAGCACCAGATgttcctcccgcgacgccacgccgtGCTGCTTATCTCGACGGTGGAGAGGCACGCCGTCAGCCCCATGTCGGTGGGGCATGCCTTTGACGCCCAACTTCGCACGCCGGCCCAGCTACTGTGGGTCATGAGCCACGACCCGGAGGACTTCCTTGTCCATTTCGAGCTGTCGGCGCTTCGGGACAACGCCGGAGGACTTCCTGGTACATTTCGAGCTGCCGGTGCACCGAGGCAATGCCGTGCATTTAGGCTAGTTGGCTGCACCGCCCGACAGTGCATTTGCTAGCGTAGCATTGAGTGTGTTTGGACTCAGCAAATCTCCCCTAGATGGTGGCACTTGTGTGTCTGGTGGCGTGAAGTCCTCGTTGAACAGACTCTTCTAGCAAAGAACAACACACTGATTAGCTTGGACAGCAGGAAGCACAAAGAATGCTTGGACGGGATCAGCGGGCATAGGTCCATCAAGATTGCACATGGCAGATAAGTTCTGATATTCGTCAACCAAGAAGAATCAATTGACAAGTAGTTCATCATTATTTACTtggtcctcaatgacatccacattGTTGTTATGGACAGCTTGACTCTGACCCAAAAGAGATGGTGCTTGACACGTCTTGCCATTGTTCATCTGCTGCAAACTTGTTGGGATTTGGACGTTTCCTAGCCAAATTTGATTCTTTGGCCACATCATTGGCCAACATAAGCATTGTCCAACGGTAAGCTGGCTATCCGCACCCCGAGGTTGTATCTGAGGAGGAATATCATCATAACCATTTAAGACAACAGACAACTCAACATTGAAGACCCCGTCAGGCATTTGCACTCCTTGCATGATGGCATCTTTGGGGCGAATGATCGAGCCGATTGCAACTTTAATCAGCTCACCATTCACATGGGCTAAGAGACTGCACGGAGTGTCTTTTGTAAGAGTGTCCAGAGCAGCCATTGGCGACGGGTTGCCAATGAAAGAGACAGAAGGGCTGCTATCCTTGGGCGATGCTTGGATGacaatattgaaggaaatatgccctagaggcaataataaattgttatttatatttccttatatcttgataaatgtttattattcatggtaaaattgtattaaccggaaacttagtacatgtgtgaatacatagacaaaacatagtgtccctagtatgcctctacttgactagctcttttatcaaagatggttatgtttcctaaccatagacatgtgctgtcatttgatgaacggcatcacatcattaggagaatgatgtgatggacaagacccatctgttagcttagcattatgatcgttacagtttcattgctactactttcttcatgacttatacatgttcctcggactatgagattatgcaactcccgaataccggaggaacaccttgtgtgctatcaaacctcacaacgtaactaggtgattataaagatgctctacaggtgtctccgaaggtgtttgttgggttggcatagatcgagattaggatttgtcactctatgtttcggagaggtatctctgggccctctcggtaatgctcatcactataagccttgcaagcaatgtgactaatgagttagttccgggatgaagcattacaaaacgagtaaagatacttgccggtaacgagattgaactaggtatgatgataccgacgatcgaatctcgggcaaagggaacaacgtatgttgttatgcggtttgaccgataaagatattcgtagaatatgtaggatccaatatgagcatccaggttccggtattggttattgatcagagatatgtctcgatcatgtctacatagttctcgaacccgtagtgtccgcatgCGTAACGTTCGATgaggatatgtattatgagttatatgttttgatgaccgaagtttgttcggagtctcggatgagatcacagacgtgatgAGGATTCtcaaatgttcgagacataaagattgatatattggaccatgttattcggacaccagaagtgttccgggtggtttcgggtaaaaatggagtgccggaagggttaccggaaaccccgggggggggactaatgggccaccatgggccttagtggagagagaggagggccgccagGGCTGGCCTCCCCCCTAgcagttcgaattggacaagggaaaggggggcggctcgcacgaccggtttttcaataaaaatacttattgagaaaaccaatctttaaatcccagtataggaaaagttatcctttctggtagacaaaagcttgataaacagggaaccagtagcatcaaatatattacagggttgagctaaggttgctcaacaatttattacagactcgccaatattttacatatgggcggttatgacacagggttggggtggcatgctactagctcgagggaaaagtgttggtggataacttgacttctactggcagtacatcgagcgtcgaggtgaggctcgatgaatttattcggggttgcggaagcggataatacaatgaccaagacaggatcgcacgggactgattgGGACTCctttaggcgtcggactcgctatcatactcttcatccatgagatcgccttcatcagcatctggccaaatcaacaagccacgtgagtacttgaaagtactcgcaagacagttcggacaaaagatataatcaatgaatgcatgaatgcgtcatgaataaaggatgatgctcatataacaatggtAAGATTTGCATGACTTGATAAAAAATAAATAGctgaaaaaccgatcgggtgtctggagcgacgcctcgaaaggtaaataaataaaaggcATACcgtagtcgggcgtctaagcgacaccacataaagggcttaaaagaaatgccacagtcggacgtctgggcgacatcacataaagggctttaaaagaaatgccacagtcggacgtctgggcgacatcacataaagggttttaaaagaaatgccacagtcggacgtctgggcgacatcacataaagNNNNNNNNNNNNNNNNNNNNNNNNNNNNNNNNNNNNNNNNNNNNNNNNNNNNNNNNNNNNNNNNNNNNNNNNNNNNNNNNNNNNNNNNNNNNNNNNNNNNNNNNNNNNNNNNNNNNNNNNNNNNNNNNNNNNNNNNNNNNNNNNNNNNNNNNNNNNNNNNNNNNNNNNNNNNNNNNNNNNNNNNNNNNNNNNNNNNNNNNNNNNNNNNNNNNNNNNNNNNNNNNNNNNNNNNNNNNNNNNNNNNNNNNNNNNNNNNNNNNNNNNNNNNNNNNNNNNNNNNNNNNNNNNNNNNNNNNNNNNNNNNNNNNNNNNNNNNNNNNNNNNNNNNNNNNNNNNNNNNNNNNNNNNNNNNNNNNNNNNNNNNNNNNNNNNNNNNNNNNNNNNNNNNNNNNNNNNNNNNNNNNNNNNNNNNNNNNNNNNNNNNNNNNNNNNNNNNNNNNNNNNNNNNNNNNNNNNNNNNNNNNNNNNNNNNNNNNNNNNNNNNNNNNNNtaccacagtcggacgtctgggcgacatcacagatagggctttaaaagaaatgccatagtcggacgtctgggcgacatcacataaagggctttaaaaagaaataccacagtcggacgtccgggcgacatcacagacagggccttaaAAGAAATACCGCTGTCGGACGTCTggccgacatcacagacagggcctataacaaaagtaaataacaggtccgccaccgtcggacgtctatgcgacatcgcagacagggcttataacaaaagtaaataacaggtttgccaccgtcggacgtttgagcgacatcacagacagggcttgtaataaatgtaaacaacaaattagtccatccacaagaataatcttttaaccagaTTTATCACacgtaaatcccaccggagttttgtcactgagactgatacctgacaagataagataattatagtactcgaacaaagtacaagataattgaaagattgagactctcagagtttggaagaactgaacacagccaacggatttccgtagtcacgaaagactagttccgtttacggtatttcagtagaaacacatttaactagtacacacccatttcacctcacgttgccaggaatcaccctggccaacgtccaagaaaaactttgagacggggaggccacaacctcgaatagcatgggatcaaatttctatacgcgcgctctaaggggtgcccccctctcggtcccaaccggaaacacccatgccccctgaccggatgacgggctttaatccagggccatggaaccctcatcccggcctctccacttggtgtgtaccaggaaaatgatttgcaacttactatgccatattcctttcagaAAACATATGgcagtataggatggaatgaatgggaatgtgaattgtgtcatgacgacacggaagtcaaataatctggcataagactggcgtgtcacaacactgccatcttacccatcctcatagcaacacatggctttgcaaatatgtatccaacaacataatgcttcccgaaacttactttccgattatgtgcatgagatatatcatgcaaagtgatgttcataaacatgtcatgactatactaaaatgaaaaCATGCAaccacactcatcatatcaagagtttaaacatgcttgcctggttcggagtagtcggagtctaactgtgcgaagtttgcagctccgtcacctcctccggtatctacggtataagaaaaaatacgtacgcaacgtaaataccgtgagtgtacagaaaagtgttccaaatatttttcaaataaatatgataaaaaactagacaaaaatctaaagagaacagaaaaagaattaatcaaaaatacttttctgatcaaaagttataagggttttggtccaaggacccatatgtaaagaaacagaaaacttccagggggctttgCAGAAGAAACCCGAAAAACGGTTCAGAGAGAAAACATATTTTCCGGAGTACGCCTTCTGCAAACGATTTAAAAAAACacaagagaggctgacgggcgggtcccacccgtcaggtttgaaagttcaaacagaggagtcggggctcgtcggcgcccgagagccgcggtggtcgccggcggcgatccacagcaaggcagggagatcggagtgtACCTCCGTGATCAGGGCGCCGTTCCGCATCaaagggaggtggtggtggtcgccggcgagtaccacgtcggcggcgatgcTTGCTCCGGCGAACGGTGATccgggtggtcgtggatctcg is a window of Triticum dicoccoides isolate Atlit2015 ecotype Zavitan chromosome 2B, WEW_v2.0, whole genome shotgun sequence DNA encoding:
- the LOC119361294 gene encoding uncharacterized protein LOC119361294 — protein: MATAGISEASSGEYSCLREELYEAAIFVLESIRRIHDGENSADHDNLLDLKSDMLQLLQKITRLADSETQKMEGSEAKGIIRPARVGDEGKLVLMKSNIGGGGSFNYGVLAGQFDDMWDDMSKLASTESKFLAICMFSCESFVRYCSTLKFISAVINRLGNWVPELSVAMKSIKEDVPKEAGAVDVDEDGDVDEDGDVDEYEEEKKAEEYYFAAHRRCWERIYSKGRSFEDPTIFSSMHFTHYMPGHSGQTPMGARFLRTMQIYSINVTETKGFALEWPLEVYGVVAARDMVDYRRNLLFLRTRDDCQILTKENPFLQLTGPSRAIMSGDTVTIEADLKLKGTVRSKDRVLISKAFPSHGDNYGDRRDTLLLEGLCTLELQCQHLEQSVQATILSVSVVHGSLPCENGIVCYALLEDKTEGISLLDSQAGKMPIDEEGNLELSRQVVSVKSMGRLTIFIKALSACGEIIGSVAFIPKSSNVSQESCSIGGCEVEITVAWSLLVENQHVIELKGSADPYQHELNPCTPRMKLEEDAF